A genome region from Phoenix dactylifera cultivar Barhee BC4 chromosome 18, palm_55x_up_171113_PBpolish2nd_filt_p, whole genome shotgun sequence includes the following:
- the LOC103723457 gene encoding RING-H2 finger protein ATL80-like — MPSPTRFLQSSDHLPAAEPPVSLAVDSDVVVILAALLCALICVVGLALVARCAWLRRSSASAQPPAARPTKGLKKKALRSLPTLSFDGSTASAAGCGQLAECPICLAEFAAGDEIRILPHCGHGFHVACVDTWLVSHSSCPSCRQILVVPAPSRCPTCGATSASTAAATPTAAAEGGAKFGEDGELLP, encoded by the coding sequence ATGCCTTCTCCAACGAGGTTTCTCCAGTCCTCCGACCACTTACCAGCGGCGGAGCCGCCGGTTTCCCTGGCCGTTGACTCCGACGTGGTGGTGATCCTGGCGGCGCTGCTTTGCGCCCTGATCTGCGTCGTGGGCCTCGCCCTCGTCGCGCGCTGCGCCTGGCTCCGCCgctcctccgcctccgcccaGCCGCCGGCGGCGCGGCCAACCAAGGGGCTCAAGAAGAAGGCCCTCCGCTCTCTCCCGACGCTCTCCTTCGACGGTTCCACTGCTTCCGCCGCCGGCTGCGGGCAGCTGGCGGAGTGCCCGATTTGTCTCGCCGAGTTCGCCGCCGGCGACGAGATCCGGATCCTCCCGCACTGCGGCCACGGGTTCCACGTCGCGTGCGTGGACACGTGGCTCGTGTCCCACTCGTCTTGCCCCTCGTGCCGCCAGATTCTCGTCGTCCCCGCCCCTTCCCGGTGCCCGACGTGCGGTGCCACCTCCGCCTCCACCGCTGCCGCCACCCCCACCGCTGCCGCGGAGGGCGGGGCCAAGTTCGGGGAGGACGGCGAGTTATTACCCTGA
- the LOC103723465 gene encoding outer envelope pore protein 21B, chloroplastic isoform X4 codes for METSLRLGGDSKALRIHAKEKFPIDSGVHLQAHGEIDTSTGAPSYLALIVRNSYPEMKQRGAVEFAWSIFNFKKDQDVRIKLGYEVFDKMPYFQVRENNWTLNADISGKWNVRFDM; via the exons ATGGAGACGTCCCTGAGATTGGGTGGCGATTCCAAGGCCCTAAGAATCCACGCCAAGGAGAAGTTTCCCATCGATTCCGGAGTCCACTTGCAG GCTCATGGAGAAATTGATACCAGTACTGGAGCTCCTAGCTATCTTGCCTTGATCGTCCGGAACTCCTATCCTGAG ATGAAGCAAAGAGGAGCAGTTGAATTTGCTTGGAGCATATTCAATTTTAAGAAGGACCAAGATGTGAGAATTAAATTGGGATATGAAGTATTTGACAAG ATGCCATATTTCCAGGTCAGGGAAAATAATTGGACACTGAATGCTGATATCAGTGGTAAATGGAATGTAAGGTTTGATATGTAA
- the LOC103723465 gene encoding outer envelope pore protein 21B, chloroplastic isoform X2: METSLRLGGDSKALRIHAKEKFPIDSGVHLQAHGEIDTSTGAPSYLALIVRNSYPELSASVGVGVQLNKRSKVGYTIRGKKAFPISYDGLVGINVKGMYDVDKDLKKMKQRGAVEFAWSIFNFKKDQDVRIKLGYEVFDKMPYFQVRENNWTLNADISGKWNVRFDM, translated from the exons ATGGAGACGTCCCTGAGATTGGGTGGCGATTCCAAGGCCCTAAGAATCCACGCCAAGGAGAAGTTTCCCATCGATTCCGGAGTCCACTTGCAG GCTCATGGAGAAATTGATACCAGTACTGGAGCTCCTAGCTATCTTGCCTTGATCGTCCGGAACTCCTATCCTGAG TTATCAGCCAGCGTGGGTGTGGGGGTTCAGTTGAACAAACGCAGTAAGGTCGGTTACACCATTCGAGGGAAAAAGGCATTTCCAATCTCATATGATGGTCTTGTAGGCATCAATGTCAAAGGGATGTATGATGTTGACAAGGATCTTAAAAAG ATGAAGCAAAGAGGAGCAGTTGAATTTGCTTGGAGCATATTCAATTTTAAGAAGGACCAAGATGTGAGAATTAAATTGGGATATGAAGTATTTGACAAG ATGCCATATTTCCAGGTCAGGGAAAATAATTGGACACTGAATGCTGATATCAGTGGTAAATGGAATGTAAGGTTTGATATGTAA
- the LOC103723465 gene encoding outer envelope pore protein 21B, chloroplastic isoform X1: METSLRLGGDSKALRIHAKEKFPIDSGVHLQAHGEIDTSTGAPSYLALIVRNSYPELSASVGVGVQLNKRSKVGYTIRGKKAFPISYDGLVGINVKGMYDVDKDLKKMKQRGAVEFAWSIFNFKKDQDVRIKLGYEVFDKSRNSWLLSASISQGSFSSFFLHFDFCNLSKNVNNVWVKKYSNGLQNLLSEHL, encoded by the exons ATGGAGACGTCCCTGAGATTGGGTGGCGATTCCAAGGCCCTAAGAATCCACGCCAAGGAGAAGTTTCCCATCGATTCCGGAGTCCACTTGCAG GCTCATGGAGAAATTGATACCAGTACTGGAGCTCCTAGCTATCTTGCCTTGATCGTCCGGAACTCCTATCCTGAG TTATCAGCCAGCGTGGGTGTGGGGGTTCAGTTGAACAAACGCAGTAAGGTCGGTTACACCATTCGAGGGAAAAAGGCATTTCCAATCTCATATGATGGTCTTGTAGGCATCAATGTCAAAGGGATGTATGATGTTGACAAGGATCTTAAAAAG ATGAAGCAAAGAGGAGCAGTTGAATTTGCTTGGAGCATATTCAATTTTAAGAAGGACCAAGATGTGAGAATTAAATTGGGATATGAAGTATTTGACAAG TCAAGAAATTCCTGGTTGCTTTCTGCTAGCATATCCCAAGGTTCATTTAGTAGcttttttttgcattttgatTTTTGCAATTTGTCCAAAAATGTAAACAATGTCTGGGTTAAGAAATATTCAAATGGATTACAAAATCTGTTATCAGAGCATCTTTGA
- the LOC103723465 gene encoding outer envelope pore protein 21B, chloroplastic isoform X3, with protein METSLRLGGDSKALRIHAKEKFPIDSGVHLQAHGEIDTSTGAPSYLALIVRNSYPEMKQRGAVEFAWSIFNFKKDQDVRIKLGYEVFDKSRNSWLLSASISQGSFSSFFLHFDFCNLSKNVNNVWVKKYSNGLQNLLSEHL; from the exons ATGGAGACGTCCCTGAGATTGGGTGGCGATTCCAAGGCCCTAAGAATCCACGCCAAGGAGAAGTTTCCCATCGATTCCGGAGTCCACTTGCAG GCTCATGGAGAAATTGATACCAGTACTGGAGCTCCTAGCTATCTTGCCTTGATCGTCCGGAACTCCTATCCTGAG ATGAAGCAAAGAGGAGCAGTTGAATTTGCTTGGAGCATATTCAATTTTAAGAAGGACCAAGATGTGAGAATTAAATTGGGATATGAAGTATTTGACAAG TCAAGAAATTCCTGGTTGCTTTCTGCTAGCATATCCCAAGGTTCATTTAGTAGcttttttttgcattttgatTTTTGCAATTTGTCCAAAAATGTAAACAATGTCTGGGTTAAGAAATATTCAAATGGATTACAAAATCTGTTATCAGAGCATCTTTGA